From a single Rhizobium lusitanum genomic region:
- a CDS encoding ATP-grasp domain-containing protein — translation MLMTHGLAADHAPEITETSDRIIGMQKIVSLIYAAGDVAPLWNELTQRIRADATDAAALFDLATILQTMGRADEARQMFRSAVDVRRDFCVVHGNGQGPRLLAFVTPGDFMANTPLDFLLVDSDCVLWLHYVDAETAELGDLPAHDVAFMAIGESTENAPVLARMQTLLADFNGPIMNNDPELVSRLTRDGVSAMLADEPSILSPSTHRVPREDLVAVGSGTKQLYKCAPGLTFPLVVRPISTHAGHGMDRIADPSGLSAWLETQQAPEIYVAPFIDFRGADGLYNKQRIVFIQGKAFASHMALSEHWIVHYLSAGMAESPAKRAVEQAWMEDFDTDFAIRHKDSFDALCRRIGLDYFGIDCAELPDGRLLVFELDVAMVVHNMDSPTVYPYKQVAMRKLFDAFVAALRNTAAE, via the coding sequence ATGCTGATGACCCACGGCCTTGCTGCCGACCATGCCCCCGAGATCACCGAGACCTCCGACCGAATCATCGGGATGCAGAAGATCGTCTCGCTCATCTATGCCGCCGGCGACGTGGCGCCGCTGTGGAATGAACTGACGCAACGCATCCGCGCTGACGCCACCGATGCCGCTGCCTTGTTCGACCTGGCAACCATCCTGCAAACCATGGGCCGCGCCGATGAAGCGCGCCAGATGTTCCGGAGCGCGGTGGATGTGAGGCGGGATTTCTGCGTGGTCCATGGCAATGGACAGGGGCCGCGATTGCTGGCCTTTGTGACGCCGGGCGATTTCATGGCGAACACGCCGCTGGATTTCCTGCTGGTCGACAGCGACTGCGTTCTTTGGCTGCATTATGTGGATGCCGAGACGGCCGAGCTTGGGGATCTGCCGGCACACGATGTCGCCTTCATGGCGATTGGCGAATCCACCGAGAATGCCCCCGTGCTTGCGCGGATGCAGACGCTGCTGGCCGATTTCAACGGCCCGATCATGAACAACGATCCGGAACTTGTCAGCCGGCTGACGCGCGACGGCGTGAGCGCCATGCTGGCCGACGAGCCCTCCATTCTGTCGCCCAGCACCCATCGCGTGCCGCGCGAGGATCTTGTCGCCGTCGGCTCGGGCACGAAACAACTCTACAAATGTGCACCAGGACTTACCTTCCCGCTTGTCGTTCGGCCGATTAGCACCCATGCCGGCCATGGAATGGACCGCATTGCCGACCCTTCGGGATTGTCGGCCTGGCTCGAAACACAACAGGCTCCGGAGATCTACGTCGCGCCCTTCATCGATTTCCGCGGCGCGGACGGCTTGTACAACAAGCAGCGCATCGTGTTCATCCAGGGCAAAGCTTTCGCCAGCCACATGGCGCTGTCCGAGCATTGGATCGTGCACTATCTCAGCGCCGGCATGGCAGAGAGCCCGGCAAAGCGGGCGGTGGAGCAGGCGTGGATGGAGGATTTCGACACCGATTTCGCGATCCGCCACAAAGACAGTTTCGACGCGCTTTGCCGTCGCATAGGGCTCGATTATTTCGGCATCGACTGCGCGGAACTCCCCGACGGACGCCTGCTGGTGTTCGAACTGGACGTGGCGATGGTGGTGCACAACATGGATAGCCCCACCGTCTACCCCTACAAGCAGGTGGCCATGCGCAAGCTGTTCGACGCCTTCGTCGCCGCTCTGCGAAATACGGCCGCAGAATAA
- a CDS encoding pyridoxal phosphate-dependent decarboxylase family protein, protein MLDLQGGGLSGNEPRQRTSLDPDDWQALRRQGHRMLDDMLDYLEMLPEKPVWQPAPQSARALFDAPLPIEPTELTDVHATFRDNVLPYGSGNIHSGFMGWVQGGGTVAGMLAEMLAGGLNANLGGRDHMPIEVERQIIRWTQQIFSFPDTAGGVFLTGASQANFVALLLAKTRKLGTGVRATGLPGEPRLTGYASSEVHGCVPRAFEMSGIGSDHLRRIPVNAAGQIDIEALERTIIRDKRDGHAPFLLVGTAGTVNTGAVDDLVGLRRIADTYDLHFHVDGALGALGILCDDLAHLFTGIESCDSLAFDFHKWGQVPYDAGFLLVRDSTWQRQTFASEAAYLSRAASGLAGGDWWPCDYGPDLSRGFRALKTWFTLKTYGIKALGDSMAANCALARALAHEVERQAALRLLAPVALNIVCFAYVGPTGDASPEINARIVEHLHAEGRVAPSLTHINGQPAIRAAIVNHRTRQTDIDALIQGVLKLGSRQDLFPC, encoded by the coding sequence ATGTTAGATTTGCAGGGCGGCGGATTGTCGGGGAATGAGCCTCGCCAACGAACCAGCCTCGACCCCGATGACTGGCAGGCCCTGCGCCGGCAAGGCCACCGGATGCTTGATGACATGCTCGACTATCTGGAAATGCTCCCTGAAAAGCCCGTCTGGCAACCGGCGCCACAGTCGGCGCGCGCACTCTTCGATGCGCCCCTGCCCATCGAGCCTACAGAACTCACCGATGTCCACGCCACATTCCGCGATAATGTCCTGCCCTATGGAAGCGGCAACATCCATTCGGGGTTCATGGGCTGGGTGCAGGGCGGCGGGACGGTTGCCGGCATGCTGGCGGAAATGCTGGCGGGGGGCCTGAACGCCAATCTCGGCGGACGCGACCACATGCCCATCGAGGTCGAGCGCCAGATCATCCGGTGGACACAGCAGATATTCTCGTTTCCGGACACCGCCGGCGGGGTGTTTTTGACCGGCGCCTCCCAGGCCAATTTTGTCGCCCTGCTGCTCGCAAAGACGAGAAAGCTCGGCACTGGCGTCCGCGCGACGGGGCTTCCCGGCGAACCGCGACTCACGGGCTACGCGTCGAGCGAAGTGCATGGCTGCGTGCCGCGCGCCTTCGAAATGTCGGGCATCGGCAGCGATCACCTCAGACGCATCCCGGTCAATGCCGCCGGTCAGATCGACATCGAAGCCCTCGAACGCACCATCATTCGCGACAAGCGGGACGGACATGCGCCCTTTTTGCTCGTCGGAACGGCGGGAACGGTGAATACCGGCGCTGTCGACGATCTTGTCGGCTTGCGGCGCATCGCCGACACCTATGATCTGCATTTCCACGTCGACGGCGCATTGGGGGCGCTGGGTATCCTCTGCGATGATCTCGCGCATCTGTTCACAGGCATCGAGTCCTGCGATTCGCTTGCATTCGATTTCCACAAATGGGGGCAGGTGCCCTACGACGCCGGCTTCCTTCTCGTGCGCGACAGCACTTGGCAGCGCCAGACATTCGCCTCGGAGGCTGCCTATCTCAGCCGCGCGGCCTCTGGCCTGGCGGGCGGCGACTGGTGGCCCTGTGACTATGGACCCGACCTGTCACGCGGTTTTCGCGCGCTCAAGACATGGTTCACCCTGAAGACCTACGGCATCAAGGCGCTGGGGGATTCTATGGCCGCCAACTGCGCCCTGGCGCGTGCTCTGGCGCATGAGGTCGAGCGGCAAGCTGCCCTACGGCTCCTCGCGCCCGTTGCCCTCAATATCGTCTGCTTCGCCTATGTGGGACCGACCGGCGATGCGTCTCCCGAGATCAACGCGCGGATCGTCGAACACCTCCACGCCGAAGGGCGCGTCGCACCATCGCTCACCCATATCAACGGACAACCGGCTATCCGCGCGGCAATCGTGAACCACCGCACGCGGCAGACGGATATCGACGCGCTGATCCAGGGCGTCTTGAAGCTCGGTTCCCGACAGGATTTATTCCCATGCTGA
- a CDS encoding flagellin, producing MTSILTNDAAMSALQTLRSISTNLEDTQNRVSSGYRVAKASDNAAYWSIATTMRSDNSALSAVSDALGLGAAKVDTAYTAMDNSITIVQQIKDKLVAATENSVDKADVQEEVSQLQQQLESIAQSASFSGQNWMIAADGASASVVSSFVRNNDGSVAVNSTSYAFDTGSAGNVMFGAGASGTIDTTSGILGTKQDINGTSYSVFSLDITDMTSGDIAQAMNLVQSALNTMTSTASQLGSLSTRIDLQTSFVSALSDTIDSGVGKLVDANMEEESSKLTALQTQQQLAIQSLQIANSSAQNVLALFK from the coding sequence ATGACCAGCATCCTGACCAATGACGCGGCAATGTCCGCCCTCCAGACTCTGCGCTCGATCAGCACCAACCTGGAAGATACCCAAAACCGGGTTTCCTCAGGTTATCGTGTCGCCAAAGCCTCGGACAACGCCGCCTATTGGTCGATCGCGACCACGATGCGCTCCGACAACAGCGCGCTCTCGGCCGTCTCCGACGCGCTGGGTCTCGGCGCCGCCAAGGTCGATACCGCCTATACGGCCATGGACAATTCCATCACCATCGTCCAGCAGATCAAGGACAAGCTTGTCGCGGCGACGGAAAACAGTGTCGACAAGGCCGACGTCCAGGAGGAAGTCTCGCAGCTTCAGCAGCAGCTCGAGAGCATTGCGCAGTCCGCATCCTTCTCCGGACAGAACTGGATGATCGCCGCCGACGGCGCGTCCGCGTCGGTCGTATCGTCCTTTGTCCGCAACAATGATGGTTCGGTCGCGGTTAACAGCACCAGCTACGCGTTCGATACGGGATCGGCGGGCAACGTCATGTTCGGTGCCGGCGCCAGCGGCACGATCGACACGACGTCCGGCATCCTCGGCACGAAGCAGGACATCAACGGCACATCATACTCCGTCTTCAGCCTCGACATCACCGATATGACGAGCGGCGATATCGCCCAGGCGATGAACCTGGTGCAATCGGCTCTCAACACCATGACGAGCACCGCTTCGCAGCTCGGCTCCCTGTCGACCCGCATCGACCTGCAGACGAGCTTCGTCTCGGCGCTCAGCGATACGATCGATTCCGGCGTCGGCAAGCTTGTCGATGCCAATATGGAAGAAGAATCGAGCAAACTGACAGCATTGCAAACGCAGCAGCAATTGGCCATCCAGTCGCTGCAGATCGCCAATAGCAGCGCACAGAACGTTCTGGCGCTCTTTAAGTAA
- a CDS encoding flagellin, which produces MSNVTTNRATSAALTVLRGVNQDLGVVQQQVTSGLRVGSASDDPTYWSMATTMRSDQSSLSTITDALGLGASKVDTASTAMDTVVSIVSQIRAKLVSAQESGTQKSAVNTDIQQLKDQLQSVTQSASFSGENWLYNTSTQADTQKSVISNFTRGASGQISLVSINYDSSQTLMIDTADASRGLLTKNIDANTLGTSDGTSTARNYYLLAADSGTPPADGTEISISDSTTDAELTDMINVTNSLLTSVTSADSTLGVMKSRVDDQSDYISKLSDGIKTSVGDLVDTNMEEASARQSALQTAQQMGIQSLSIANTMASKVLILLQGK; this is translated from the coding sequence ATGAGCAATGTGACGACGAACCGCGCCACCTCGGCAGCGCTGACTGTGTTGCGTGGAGTCAACCAAGATCTTGGCGTCGTGCAGCAGCAGGTGACATCCGGGCTTCGCGTGGGAAGCGCAAGCGACGACCCGACCTATTGGTCGATGGCGACAACCATGCGGTCGGACCAGAGCAGCCTTTCCACCATCACCGACGCGCTCGGTCTTGGCGCCTCTAAGGTCGACACGGCCTCGACCGCCATGGACACGGTTGTCAGCATCGTAAGCCAGATCCGCGCCAAGCTGGTGTCTGCACAGGAATCCGGCACGCAAAAGAGCGCGGTCAACACCGATATTCAACAACTCAAGGATCAGTTGCAATCGGTGACGCAATCCGCATCGTTTTCCGGCGAGAACTGGCTTTATAATACCAGCACGCAGGCCGATACCCAGAAATCGGTGATCAGCAATTTCACGCGCGGCGCGAGCGGCCAGATCAGCCTGGTGTCGATCAACTACGACAGTTCGCAAACCCTGATGATCGACACCGCCGATGCGAGCCGCGGACTGCTGACGAAGAATATCGACGCCAACACGCTCGGCACATCGGATGGCACCTCCACCGCCCGCAACTACTATCTCCTGGCTGCCGATTCCGGCACGCCGCCGGCTGATGGCACCGAAATCTCCATTTCCGACAGCACGACGGATGCAGAGCTGACCGACATGATCAATGTCACCAATTCGCTTCTGACGTCGGTGACATCGGCTGATTCGACGCTGGGCGTGATGAAGTCGCGTGTCGACGACCAGTCGGACTACATCTCCAAGCTCAGCGATGGCATCAAGACCAGCGTCGGCGATCTTGTCGATACCAATATGGAAGAGGCGTCGGCGCGCCAAAGCGCATTGCAGACGGCGCAGCAGATGGGCATCCAGTCGCTGTCGATTGCCAACACCATGGCGAGCAAGGTGCTGATTCTTCTTCAGGGAAAATGA
- a CDS encoding MotB family protein, which translates to MSDGDQNQGKHEIIIVKRHGGHEHEGGHGGAWKIAYADFMTAMMAFFLVMWLVNAANEETKASVASYFNPIKLADEKPTEKGLKKPVDQADGKKNEAKSQNEETNPNNGKSAKTGEDQTSTSGDQTSYSEADFFENPYSVLAEIAQQVGQQANVSAKGEGGAAQSGPATGADGGQAYRDPFDPDFWTKQVQVSSASKKANEAQAAKSDQSTKGEVAALSKATAADSGQPTDKPQTPEDQPTLSDQRQSGQGAGETSASATQGKDAASGKDVASIKDQQQSAKELQQAIQAEIGGVAGQLAEGVQVASAEGGLLVTISDQSNDPMFNIGSAVPRREMVLAMAKIGKLLSDRKGVILIRGHTDGRPYMVGGHNDNWRLSLDRAQSAYYMLTSSGLDEKRIEQVSGFADRRLKLPNDPFNDANRRIEILIEDAKDQSGGQAPTTPGAGKPGQGKQTQGKQG; encoded by the coding sequence ATGAGTGACGGTGATCAAAATCAAGGCAAGCACGAGATCATCATCGTCAAGCGCCATGGCGGCCACGAGCATGAAGGTGGTCATGGTGGGGCCTGGAAGATCGCCTACGCCGACTTCATGACGGCGATGATGGCCTTCTTCCTTGTGATGTGGCTGGTGAATGCCGCAAACGAGGAGACCAAGGCCTCGGTCGCTTCCTATTTCAATCCGATCAAGCTTGCCGACGAAAAGCCGACCGAGAAGGGGCTGAAGAAGCCTGTCGATCAGGCTGACGGGAAAAAGAACGAGGCGAAATCGCAGAACGAGGAAACCAATCCGAACAACGGCAAGTCCGCCAAGACCGGCGAGGATCAGACCTCGACCTCGGGCGACCAGACCAGCTATTCCGAAGCCGATTTCTTCGAAAATCCCTATTCGGTCCTGGCCGAGATCGCCCAACAGGTCGGCCAGCAGGCCAATGTCAGCGCCAAGGGCGAGGGCGGCGCCGCTCAGTCGGGTCCAGCCACCGGCGCCGATGGCGGCCAGGCCTATCGCGATCCGTTCGATCCCGATTTCTGGACCAAGCAGGTGCAGGTTTCCAGCGCCTCGAAGAAGGCGAATGAAGCGCAGGCAGCCAAATCCGATCAGTCGACGAAGGGTGAAGTGGCCGCCCTCTCCAAGGCGACTGCGGCCGATTCCGGTCAACCGACCGACAAGCCTCAGACGCCGGAAGACCAGCCGACGTTGAGCGACCAGCGACAGAGTGGGCAGGGTGCCGGTGAAACCAGCGCTTCGGCGACGCAAGGCAAGGATGCCGCGTCGGGTAAGGATGTCGCATCGATCAAGGACCAGCAGCAGAGCGCCAAAGAACTGCAGCAGGCGATCCAGGCTGAGATTGGCGGCGTCGCCGGCCAACTGGCCGAGGGCGTTCAGGTGGCCTCGGCCGAGGGCGGACTTCTCGTGACGATTTCCGATCAGTCCAACGATCCGATGTTCAACATCGGATCGGCCGTGCCGCGCCGGGAAATGGTGCTGGCGATGGCAAAGATCGGCAAGCTCCTGTCCGACCGCAAGGGCGTGATCCTGATCCGCGGCCATACCGATGGCCGCCCCTACATGGTCGGCGGCCACAACGACAATTGGCGCCTGTCGCTCGATCGCGCCCAAAGCGCTTATTACATGCTCACCAGTTCCGGGCTGGATGAGAAGCGGATCGAGCAGGTTTCCGGCTTCGCGGACCGCCGCCTGAAGCTGCCCAACGATCCCTTCAACGACGCCAACCGCCGCATCGAGATTCTGATCGAGGACGCCAAGGACCAGTCAGGTGGCCAGGCCCCGACGACGCCGGGTGCCGGCAAGCCGGGCCAGGGCAAGCAAACCCAGGGCAAACAGGGATAG
- a CDS encoding flagellar hook-length control protein FliK, with amino-acid sequence MQDIGISSASSGADLIAAAKGGRSAKQDDGAGKGFQDALTSSLGNGSKSSANANGDVGATGADIETDINADGETVSVPARPQAQAGGLATITSAMGDILDAGAGMIDPSAANLADPATLTKGAKPPVGSKFPQETGAANLSKSLMDLQQAVPSDATAADTTTTIGEADTPQTQIQIQPQAPDQLGDIAQQLANVIVGDQPVRSDGDGKTTPVKAGKTPPVTDDGKSLPTQSAQASSAVSDVLSLLNAPQTAVAPQSAAAVFTDTGVKTQVTPDQSLSKIANVATKDASVDAEDAMPALPRASDDTAAAQTFRLVRADGRGGSLDMSVSKGSDDTAQADITVSGGGGNAQTVTVLDSRRYLGLAANSNSALVTSVLSGNKDWSGAMQPGSALANAASLSSTGKVVNTLKIQLNPNNLGQVTATMRLSGDQLSVDLKVQTGEAYRQLHADQSHMVDALRAQGYQVDSITVSMAASSDQSSDGSRQSGSQGQPQQQSLMNQGQGGDARPKGQNYSGQQANGNDGNRSSGERSVEDGTAGYAQRLRSGDVYL; translated from the coding sequence ATGCAGGACATCGGTATCTCCAGTGCCTCATCCGGGGCCGATCTCATTGCTGCCGCCAAAGGTGGACGTTCGGCGAAGCAGGATGACGGTGCCGGCAAGGGGTTCCAGGATGCGCTGACCAGCTCGCTCGGCAACGGAAGCAAGTCCAGCGCGAACGCCAACGGTGATGTGGGCGCCACCGGCGCCGATATCGAGACAGATATCAATGCGGATGGGGAGACGGTTTCGGTCCCGGCTCGGCCCCAGGCCCAAGCTGGTGGTCTCGCGACAATCACCTCTGCCATGGGTGATATCCTTGATGCCGGAGCCGGGATGATCGATCCGTCCGCAGCGAACCTCGCCGATCCCGCAACATTGACCAAGGGCGCCAAGCCGCCGGTTGGCTCCAAGTTTCCGCAGGAGACAGGTGCGGCAAATCTCTCGAAGTCGCTGATGGATCTTCAACAGGCAGTTCCGAGCGATGCCACGGCTGCCGACACGACCACGACGATCGGCGAAGCGGATACGCCTCAGACCCAGATCCAAATTCAGCCTCAGGCCCCAGATCAACTCGGTGATATCGCCCAGCAATTGGCGAATGTGATCGTCGGCGATCAGCCGGTACGGAGTGACGGCGACGGCAAGACGACGCCCGTCAAGGCCGGCAAAACTCCGCCGGTTACGGATGATGGTAAGTCATTGCCGACGCAGAGTGCTCAAGCGAGCAGTGCTGTATCGGACGTGTTGTCGCTTTTGAATGCGCCGCAGACGGCGGTCGCGCCGCAGAGCGCGGCGGCTGTCTTCACCGATACCGGCGTGAAAACGCAAGTGACGCCGGATCAATCTTTGTCGAAGATCGCCAACGTTGCCACGAAGGATGCGTCGGTGGACGCGGAGGATGCCATGCCGGCCCTTCCGCGCGCCAGCGACGACACGGCGGCGGCACAGACCTTCCGACTGGTGCGTGCCGATGGGCGTGGCGGCTCGCTCGACATGTCGGTGAGCAAGGGCAGCGATGATACGGCACAGGCCGACATCACGGTATCCGGCGGCGGCGGCAATGCGCAGACCGTTACGGTACTCGATTCCCGCCGATATCTTGGTCTTGCGGCCAATTCCAATTCGGCGCTCGTTACCTCCGTCCTTAGCGGAAACAAGGATTGGTCAGGGGCGATGCAGCCAGGTTCGGCGCTCGCCAATGCGGCGAGCTTGTCGAGCACCGGCAAGGTTGTCAACACACTGAAGATTCAGCTGAATCCCAACAATCTTGGCCAAGTCACCGCGACCATGCGGCTTTCGGGCGATCAGTTGAGCGTCGATCTGAAGGTGCAGACCGGCGAGGCCTATCGGCAACTCCACGCCGATCAGAGCCACATGGTCGATGCTTTGCGCGCCCAAGGCTATCAGGTGGACAGCATCACTGTCAGCATGGCCGCGAGCAGCGACCAGTCGTCGGATGGCAGCAGGCAATCCGGCTCCCAGGGGCAGCCCCAACAGCAGTCCCTGATGAATCAGGGGCAGGGTGGAGACGCACGGCCGAAGGGACAGAATTACTCGGGGCAGCAGGCAAATGGCAATGACGGCAATCGCAGCTCGGGTGAACGTAGCGTGGAAGACGGTACTGCTGGCTACGCTCAGCGTCTGCGCTCTGGCGACGTCTACCTTTGA
- a CDS encoding lytic transglycosylase domain-containing protein gives MTAIAARVNVAWKTVLLATLSVCALATSTFDVLASGSVASPDNGAAGLCEREIQSAAAKYGIPEGILYSVGLTETGRKGSLYPYALNIEGKPYFPASQNAALLTFAAAKQNGAKLIDIGCMQINQYFHGENFTSVAAMFDPHSNVEYAAKFLRDLHDRHETWTMAVARYHAGPNNNPAQKVYVCRVIANLVATGYGKWTPNAANFCHD, from the coding sequence ATGACGGCAATCGCAGCTCGGGTGAACGTAGCGTGGAAGACGGTACTGCTGGCTACGCTCAGCGTCTGCGCTCTGGCGACGTCTACCTTTGATGTCCTTGCGTCTGGGAGTGTGGCATCCCCAGACAACGGCGCGGCCGGCCTCTGCGAACGCGAGATCCAGTCGGCGGCGGCAAAGTATGGGATACCGGAAGGGATCCTCTATTCGGTCGGCCTGACGGAGACGGGGCGCAAGGGATCACTCTATCCTTACGCACTCAACATTGAAGGCAAGCCATATTTCCCGGCGTCTCAAAATGCTGCCTTGCTGACCTTCGCGGCGGCAAAACAGAACGGCGCAAAGCTGATCGACATCGGCTGCATGCAGATCAATCAGTATTTTCATGGAGAGAATTTCACGTCCGTCGCCGCCATGTTCGATCCGCATAGCAATGTCGAATACGCCGCGAAGTTCCTCCGCGACCTTCACGACCGGCATGAGACCTGGACGATGGCGGTAGCACGATACCATGCCGGGCCGAATAACAACCCTGCCCAGAAGGTCTATGTTTGCCGCGTCATCGCCAATCTGGTGGCCACCGGTTACGGAAAATGGACACCCAACGCAGCAAACTTTTGTCACGATTGA
- the rem gene encoding transcriptional activator Rem produces MIVVVDERELVKDGYTSLFGREGIPSTGFDPREFGEWVVTAADGDIAAVEAFLIGQGQHVHDLPRAIRDRSAAPVIAVSDQPSLESTLALFDCGVDDVVRKPVHPREILARAAAIRRRLKAISNYTDVGPIRVFSDGRDPEVNGEVFALPRRERRILEYLISNRGRRVTKTQIFNAIYGIFDEEVEENVVESHISKLRKKLRKRLGFDPVDSKRFLGYCIDWT; encoded by the coding sequence ATGATCGTAGTGGTTGATGAGCGCGAGCTCGTTAAGGACGGCTATACTTCTTTATTTGGGCGGGAAGGAATCCCGTCGACGGGGTTTGATCCCCGGGAATTTGGCGAATGGGTTGTGACGGCCGCGGATGGCGATATTGCCGCGGTCGAAGCGTTCCTGATCGGGCAAGGCCAGCACGTACACGACTTGCCTCGGGCAATCCGTGACCGTTCGGCCGCGCCGGTCATCGCTGTCAGCGATCAACCCTCGCTTGAATCGACGCTGGCACTTTTTGACTGCGGCGTCGACGATGTCGTGCGCAAGCCGGTGCATCCAAGAGAGATCCTGGCCCGTGCGGCTGCGATCCGTCGCCGGCTGAAGGCAATCTCCAACTACACCGATGTCGGTCCTATCAGGGTCTTCTCGGATGGCCGCGACCCGGAGGTCAATGGCGAGGTCTTCGCATTGCCGCGGCGCGAGCGGCGCATCCTGGAATATCTGATTTCCAACCGTGGTCGGCGCGTGACCAAGACGCAGATCTTCAATGCGATCTACGGCATCTTCGACGAAGAGGTCGAAGAGAACGTCGTCGAAAGCCACATCTCCAAGCTGCGCAAGAAGCTGCGCAAGAGGCTCGGTTTCGATCCGGTCGATTCCAAGCGCTTCCTCGGCTACTGCATCGATTGGACTTGA
- a CDS encoding flagellar hook protein FlgE: MSIFGSMKTAISGMNAQANRLGTVSDNIANSSTTGYKQASTSFSSLVLPSSSGNYNSGGVETTVRYAISQQGNVTATTSSTDLAIQGNGFFVVQSSSGQTFLTRAGDFSADSSGNLVNAAGFTLMGYSSASGAPSVVVNGFEGMVPVNVTPSGTNTVATSAGSMSGNLNSNATAVTSSSTGFLPSDNQSPVTTDTSKSSITGYDNQGNKVVFDVYYTKTSDDNWEVAVYNHADAASGDTPFPYGGDGLLGSTTLTFDQKGAMTSTGALDVPFGSDTPQQSIAMDFSGFSQVATDFTATGKMNGQAPNPVTNVTIAKDGTVSAIYKDGSNKELYRVPLATVASPDSLTLESGNVYSANGESGVTVTGWPQSGGLGYIQSGALEESNVDLATELTNMITAQKSYTANSKVFQAGSDLLDVLVNLQR; encoded by the coding sequence ATGAGCATTTTCGGCAGCATGAAAACCGCGATCTCAGGGATGAATGCCCAGGCGAACCGTCTGGGGACCGTTTCTGACAATATCGCCAACTCCAGCACGACTGGCTACAAGCAAGCGTCGACGAGCTTCTCGTCCCTCGTGCTGCCGTCTTCCAGCGGTAACTACAATTCCGGTGGCGTCGAGACGACGGTTCGCTATGCGATCTCGCAGCAGGGCAACGTCACCGCCACCACGTCCAGCACCGACCTCGCAATTCAGGGCAACGGCTTCTTCGTCGTTCAGAGCTCGTCCGGACAAACGTTTCTGACCCGTGCCGGCGACTTCTCCGCCGACTCTTCAGGCAACCTCGTCAATGCCGCCGGCTTCACGCTGATGGGCTATTCCAGCGCTTCCGGCGCCCCTTCGGTGGTCGTCAACGGCTTTGAGGGCATGGTGCCGGTCAATGTCACACCGAGCGGCACGAACACCGTCGCGACGTCGGCTGGTAGCATGTCTGGTAACCTCAACTCCAATGCCACTGCCGTGACAAGCAGCAGCACCGGGTTCCTGCCTTCGGATAATCAGTCGCCGGTGACCACCGACACCAGCAAGAGCTCGATTACCGGCTACGACAACCAGGGCAATAAGGTTGTCTTCGACGTCTACTACACCAAAACCTCGGACGATAACTGGGAAGTCGCGGTCTACAATCATGCAGACGCTGCATCGGGCGATACGCCGTTCCCCTATGGTGGCGACGGTCTGCTCGGCAGCACGACCCTGACTTTCGATCAGAAGGGCGCCATGACGTCCACCGGAGCGCTCGACGTCCCGTTTGGATCCGATACGCCGCAACAGAGCATTGCGATGGATTTCTCGGGCTTCAGCCAGGTCGCGACCGACTTTACCGCCACGGGCAAGATGAATGGCCAGGCACCGAACCCGGTGACCAACGTGACGATCGCCAAGGATGGCACGGTCAGCGCGATCTACAAGGACGGCTCCAACAAGGAACTCTATCGCGTTCCGCTGGCCACGGTGGCAAGCCCCGACAGCCTGACGCTGGAAAGCGGCAACGTCTACTCGGCCAATGGCGAGTCTGGCGTGACGGTCACTGGTTGGCCGCAGAGCGGAGGCTTGGGCTACATTCAGTCCGGCGCGCTGGAAGAATCCAACGTCGACCTCGCCACCGAGCTGACGAACATGATCACTGCGCAGAAGAGCTACACCGCAAATTCCAAGGTGTTCCAGGCCGGTTCCGACCTTCTGGACGTTCTCGTCAACCTGCAGCGTTAA